In Desulfosediminicola ganghwensis, a single window of DNA contains:
- a CDS encoding bifunctional acetyl-CoA hydrolase/transferase family protein/GNAT family N-acetyltransferase, protein MNFDHNWQDSFRAMVKSPKKALRNVRSGQRVFIGTGCAEPTVLVDALVARADDLADVEIIQLFTKGDAPYARDEFSDTFRINSFFIGQNVRSLIQEGMGDYTPMLLSDIPQLFNSGRLPIDVALIQVSPPNQQGMVSLGISVDIVKSAIENASLVIAQVNPRMPCSLGDSQVDVDDLDILVPVDVPILEREVEPVHPISREIGRRVAELIPDGATIEFGFGRLDDYGRVPHATIEFLHHKKDLGVHSEMITDTILELVKSGAVTGSRKSSDRGRIVTSFCLGTRKLYDAIDNNETFSFRPTEYVNDSRIISQQKKMIAINPAREIDLTGQIAADSQQGQLYSGIGGLIDFNRGASRCRDGKSIITLPSTDPQVTRSNIVPHLSEGSGVVVTRGDVHYVVTEYGVAYLHGKSIQERVMALISIAHPDFREKLFQQAIEAHFLRPEFSEIGHAFFIPPDKNLRTTRLLPDGSQIDLRPVEPTDESGMRDLLYNLSEQTVYHRFMSRQANFSLQQIHQFVYVNHRHETTVVASIPEAYGEHLIGVGKYLLPEKGSRAEITLVVRDTWQNKGVGTMLYEYLAELAIANGIIGFTAKVLRENQRMQIIFNHSGHKVTSSFNQGMYDFVIDF, encoded by the coding sequence ATGAACTTCGATCATAACTGGCAGGATAGCTTTCGGGCCATGGTAAAGAGCCCCAAAAAAGCGCTTCGTAATGTTCGCTCCGGACAACGGGTCTTTATCGGTACCGGCTGCGCTGAACCGACTGTGCTGGTGGACGCTCTGGTGGCACGGGCTGACGATCTGGCCGATGTGGAAATTATCCAGCTCTTCACCAAAGGCGATGCCCCGTATGCACGTGACGAGTTTAGTGACACGTTTCGTATCAACTCATTTTTCATCGGCCAGAATGTCCGAAGCCTGATCCAGGAAGGCATGGGCGATTACACACCGATGCTGCTCTCCGATATTCCGCAGTTGTTCAATTCGGGAAGGTTGCCGATCGATGTGGCGCTTATCCAGGTTAGCCCGCCGAACCAGCAAGGGATGGTAAGCCTCGGCATCTCCGTCGATATAGTCAAAAGCGCTATAGAAAATGCCTCGCTGGTCATAGCCCAGGTCAATCCACGGATGCCATGCAGCCTTGGCGACTCCCAGGTCGATGTCGATGATCTGGATATTCTGGTCCCGGTGGATGTGCCGATACTCGAACGGGAAGTAGAGCCGGTGCACCCGATCAGCCGGGAAATTGGCCGAAGGGTGGCTGAACTGATACCTGACGGTGCCACCATTGAGTTCGGCTTTGGCCGACTGGATGATTACGGCCGCGTCCCCCACGCCACCATTGAGTTTCTCCACCACAAGAAGGATCTCGGTGTCCACAGCGAAATGATCACCGATACGATCCTCGAGCTGGTGAAATCAGGCGCAGTGACAGGTAGCCGCAAGAGCAGCGACAGGGGCCGAATCGTCACCAGTTTCTGTCTCGGCACCCGTAAACTCTACGATGCCATCGACAACAACGAAACCTTCAGTTTCAGGCCGACGGAGTATGTCAATGATAGCAGGATCATCAGTCAGCAGAAAAAGATGATCGCCATCAATCCTGCCCGGGAAATAGATCTTACCGGCCAGATCGCCGCCGACTCCCAGCAGGGTCAACTCTACTCCGGCATCGGTGGATTGATCGACTTTAACCGTGGCGCCTCCCGCTGCCGCGATGGTAAATCTATCATCACCCTGCCCTCCACCGACCCCCAGGTAACCAGATCCAACATCGTGCCCCATTTGAGTGAAGGATCTGGCGTGGTGGTGACGAGGGGCGATGTCCACTATGTGGTTACCGAATATGGTGTCGCTTACCTCCATGGCAAGTCAATCCAGGAACGGGTTATGGCACTGATCTCCATAGCCCATCCTGATTTCAGGGAAAAGCTGTTTCAGCAGGCCATCGAAGCCCACTTTCTGCGCCCGGAATTCTCGGAGATTGGCCACGCCTTTTTCATCCCACCCGACAAGAATCTGCGGACTACCAGACTGCTCCCGGACGGCAGCCAGATCGACCTGCGCCCTGTTGAGCCTACGGATGAATCCGGTATGCGCGATCTGCTCTACAACCTCTCAGAACAGACAGTCTATCACCGCTTCATGAGCAGGCAGGCCAACTTCTCCCTGCAGCAGATCCACCAGTTTGTCTACGTCAACCATCGTCACGAAACCACCGTGGTCGCATCCATTCCCGAGGCGTATGGCGAGCACCTCATAGGCGTTGGCAAATATCTGCTGCCCGAGAAAGGCAGCAGGGCCGAGATCACCCTTGTGGTCCGCGACACATGGCAAAACAAGGGTGTCGGCACCATGCTCTACGAGTATCTGGCCGAGCTGGCTATCGCCAATGGCATAATAGGCTTTACAGCCAAAGTGCTGCGTGAAAATCAGCGAATGCAGATCATATTCAACCATTCCGGCCACAAGGTTACCAGCAGTTTCAATCAGGGCATGTATGACTTTGTCATAGATTTCTAA